A genomic segment from Gossypium hirsutum isolate 1008001.06 chromosome D04, Gossypium_hirsutum_v2.1, whole genome shotgun sequence encodes:
- the LOC107899505 gene encoding NAD-dependent malic enzyme 2, mitochondrial isoform X2: MPLDFLQGDKFCEAAVSYIQPLLTKGVPSLFSDLSPLYNHYGKGTAGVALAGLLGTVRAQGRSLDDFPNHKIVVVGAGSAGLGVLSMAVQAVVRMTGNAETAAQNFFLLDKDVQFCTSFLAFFILFVQSLLCSFRYVMSFLLCNEDVDFMN, translated from the exons ATGCCACTTGATTTTCTGCAAGGAGACAAGTTTTGTGAAGCAGCAGTTAGTTACATTCAGCCTCTTCTAACAAAG GGGGTTCCATCTTTATTTTCAGATCTTTCTCCTTTGTACAACCACTATGGCAAG GGAACTGCTGGAGTTGCACTTGCTGGATTGTTAGGAACTGTAAGGGCACAAGGTCGATCTTTGGATGATTTTCCAAACCACAAGATTGTTGTGGTGGGAGCTGGAAG TGCAGGGCTTGGTGTTCTTAGCATGGCTGTTCAAGCTGTTGTAAGGATGACAGGAAATGCAGAAACAGCTGCACAGAACTTCTTCCTACTTGATAAAGATGTACAATTTTGTACCTCCTTTCTAGCTTTTTTCATCCTATTTGTGCAAAgccttttatgttcttttagatATGTAATGTCCTTTCTCTTGTGTAATGAAGATGTGGATTTTATGAACtaa